Proteins from a single region of Sphingomonas morindae:
- a CDS encoding alkene reductase, producing the protein MDELLFQPTTIGAMAVRNRIAMAPLTRARASAEGVPSPLAIDYYRQRAEAGLIIAEATNISRQGRGYALTPGIYTDAQVEAWRRVTDAVHGAGGRMVLQLWHVGRFSHVSLQEGGAAPVAPSAIQAGEQTFLGTGFDRPSPPRALETDEIPGIIEDYVAAATRARAAGFDGVEVHSANCYLLDQFIRDSTNRRTDRYGGTVENRTRLTFEVCEAVAAAIGADRVGVRLSPITRSAGDTPFDSDPQGTYGYLAARLGTLRLAYLHCVEGQTRADNGAAHFDFQALRKAFGGAYIANNGYTRALALEAIAQGKADMVAFGQPFIANPDLVERLRRDAPLATAPREAFYGGGAKGYVDFPKLDGAPA; encoded by the coding sequence ATGGACGAGCTGCTTTTCCAGCCGACGACGATAGGCGCCATGGCGGTCCGCAACCGCATCGCCATGGCGCCGCTGACCCGCGCGCGCGCCAGCGCCGAGGGCGTGCCGAGCCCGCTGGCGATCGACTATTACCGGCAACGCGCCGAGGCCGGGCTGATCATCGCCGAGGCCACCAACATCTCGCGCCAGGGACGCGGCTATGCGCTGACGCCGGGCATCTACACCGATGCTCAGGTCGAGGCCTGGCGGCGCGTGACGGACGCGGTGCATGGCGCGGGCGGCCGCATGGTCCTGCAGCTCTGGCATGTCGGACGCTTCTCGCATGTCAGCCTGCAGGAAGGCGGGGCGGCGCCGGTCGCGCCCTCGGCCATCCAGGCGGGCGAGCAGACCTTTCTCGGAACCGGCTTCGATCGGCCGTCGCCGCCGCGCGCGCTGGAGACGGACGAGATCCCCGGCATCATCGAGGATTATGTCGCCGCCGCCACGCGCGCCCGCGCTGCCGGCTTTGACGGGGTGGAGGTGCATTCGGCCAATTGCTATCTGCTGGACCAGTTCATCCGCGACAGCACCAACCGGCGCACCGATCGCTATGGCGGCACGGTGGAGAACCGGACCCGGCTGACCTTCGAGGTGTGCGAGGCGGTGGCCGCCGCGATCGGCGCCGATCGGGTCGGCGTGCGCCTGTCGCCGATCACCCGCTCGGCGGGCGACACGCCGTTCGACAGCGATCCCCAGGGCACCTATGGCTATCTCGCCGCCCGGCTCGGCACGCTGCGGCTCGCCTATCTCCACTGCGTCGAGGGCCAGACCCGCGCCGACAACGGCGCCGCGCATTTCGATTTCCAGGCGCTCCGCAAGGCCTTTGGCGGCGCCTATATCGCGAACAACGGCTATACGCGCGCGCTCGCCCTGGAGGCCATCGCGCAGGGCAAGGCCGATATGGTGGCGTTCGGCCAGCCCTTCATCGCCAATCCCGATCTGGTCGAGCGGCTGCGCCGCGACGCGCCGCTCGCCACCGCGCCCAGAGAGGCCTTCTACGGCGGCGGCGCCAAGGGCTATGTCGATTTCCCGAAACTGGATGGAGCCCCGGCATGA
- a CDS encoding carboxylesterase/lipase family protein yields the protein MLALIAGLIATPLVAAPEARVREGRLLGTEIAGPRPVNGFFGIPYAAPPVGALRWAAPRTAARWEGVRPAQQFGARCMQQPLFADMLFRSPGASEDCLFLNIWTPADAKPGSRLPVLFYIHGGGAVAGDGSEKRYDGAAMARQDMVVVTINYRLGVFGFLATPELAAETRKGSAGNYGLLDQAAALDWVARNIARFGGDPRRVTIAGESAGSMSVSALIVSPRAKGKFAAAIGESGGVFPPSFHPLPLAAAEAEGSAFAHDLGADTLAALRALPAEGLLAAQGVKKRGAAFIIDGDMLPESPLDAYRAGRAARVPLLLGTNSQENAAAAILGDAAPTLANYRIALASLFGDQADAVAALYPAGSDAEVPAAATALASDRFLAASTWRWFDLHRRTGAPTYYYAYTHVRPAPLPPLPPEQARPLGAVHSAEIEYALGNLDENPVYAWTPEDRAVSRTMQGYFTRFIQTGDPNGPGLPSWARAPKSEGPILRQTIDVTSAATPFAAQARYEAALPLLDQAAPRR from the coding sequence ATGCTGGCCTTGATCGCGGGGCTGATCGCCACGCCGCTGGTGGCGGCGCCCGAGGCGCGCGTGCGCGAGGGGCGGCTGCTCGGCACCGAGATCGCCGGCCCGCGCCCCGTCAACGGCTTTTTCGGCATTCCCTACGCCGCGCCCCCGGTCGGCGCGCTGCGCTGGGCCGCGCCCCGGACGGCGGCGCGCTGGGAGGGGGTGCGCCCGGCCCAGCAGTTCGGCGCCCGCTGCATGCAGCAGCCGCTCTTCGCCGACATGCTGTTCCGCTCGCCGGGGGCCAGCGAGGATTGCCTGTTCCTCAACATCTGGACGCCCGCCGATGCCAAGCCGGGCAGCCGCCTGCCGGTGCTCTTCTACATTCATGGCGGCGGGGCGGTGGCCGGCGACGGATCGGAGAAACGCTATGACGGCGCCGCCATGGCGCGCCAGGACATGGTGGTGGTGACGATCAACTATAGGCTCGGCGTGTTCGGCTTCCTCGCCACGCCCGAACTCGCCGCCGAGACGCGCAAGGGCAGCGCCGGCAATTACGGCCTGCTCGATCAGGCGGCGGCGCTGGACTGGGTGGCGCGCAACATCGCCCGCTTCGGCGGCGATCCGCGCCGGGTCACCATCGCGGGCGAGAGCGCGGGCAGCATGTCGGTGAGCGCGCTGATCGTCTCGCCCCGCGCCAAGGGGAAGTTCGCCGCCGCGATCGGCGAGAGCGGGGGTGTCTTCCCGCCGAGCTTCCATCCGCTGCCGCTCGCCGCCGCCGAGGCGGAGGGCAGCGCCTTCGCCCATGATCTCGGCGCCGATACGCTCGCCGCGCTGCGCGCGCTGCCGGCCGAAGGGCTGCTCGCCGCGCAGGGGGTGAAGAAGCGCGGCGCCGCCTTCATCATCGATGGCGACATGCTGCCCGAAAGCCCGCTCGACGCCTATCGTGCCGGCCGTGCGGCGCGGGTACCGCTGCTGCTCGGCACCAATTCGCAGGAAAACGCCGCCGCGGCGATCCTCGGCGATGCCGCGCCCACGCTCGCCAATTACCGGATCGCGCTGGCCAGCCTGTTCGGCGACCAGGCGGATGCGGTGGCGGCGCTCTATCCCGCCGGCAGCGATGCCGAGGTGCCGGCGGCGGCGACGGCGCTCGCCAGCGACCGGTTTCTCGCCGCCTCGACCTGGCGCTGGTTCGATCTCCACCGCCGCACCGGCGCGCCGACCTATTATTATGCCTATACCCATGTCCGGCCGGCGCCGCTGCCGCCGCTGCCGCCGGAACAGGCGCGGCCGCTGGGCGCGGTCCACAGCGCCGAGATCGAATATGCGCTGGGCAATCTCGACGAGAATCCCGTCTATGCCTGGACACCGGAAGATCGCGCCGTGTCGCGGACGATGCAGGGCTATTTCACCCGCTTCATCCAGACCGGCGATCCCAACGGGCCCGGTCTCCCCAGCTGGGCGCGGGCGCCCAAAAGCGAGGGGCCGATCCTGCGCCAGACGATCGACGTGACCAGCGCCGCCACGCCCTTTGCCGCGCAGGCGCGCTACGAAGCGGCGCTTCCGCTGCTCGATCAGGCCGCGCCGCGCCGCTGA
- a CDS encoding helix-turn-helix domain-containing protein, protein MSGPLDLAERLMLVGDRQQILDLAFGVARSHAASVSVQNGEELLRAVAAQGGPMLMIELPKVLPAGEAPAVPAASAAPAGAQAAAAAVAPGVVPAVAPLVGQALAQVERAMILGTLAHCHGNRTYAAQMLGISVRTMRNKLRALLDEGVAVPPAPAAHGAAGTRPEFG, encoded by the coding sequence ATGTCCGGGCCGCTGGACCTTGCCGAACGGCTGATGCTGGTGGGCGATCGTCAGCAGATCCTCGATCTCGCCTTCGGCGTGGCGCGCAGCCACGCGGCGTCGGTGTCGGTGCAGAATGGCGAGGAGCTGCTGCGCGCGGTGGCGGCCCAGGGCGGACCCATGCTGATGATCGAATTGCCCAAGGTTTTGCCGGCCGGCGAGGCCCCCGCCGTGCCGGCGGCGAGCGCGGCACCGGCCGGGGCGCAGGCGGCGGCGGCCGCCGTGGCGCCCGGGGTCGTGCCCGCCGTGGCGCCGCTGGTGGGCCAGGCGCTCGCCCAGGTCGAGCGCGCGATGATCCTCGGCACGCTCGCCCATTGCCATGGCAACCGCACCTATGCGGCGCAGATGCTCGGCATTTCGGTGCGGACGATGCGCAACAAGCTGCGCGCGCTGCTGGACGAGGGCGTCGCCGTGCCGCCGGCGCCCGCCGCGCATGGCGCCGCCGGCACGCGGCCGGAATTCGGCTGA
- the fliF gene encoding flagellar basal-body MS-ring/collar protein FliF: MGGVGVALLLGIAALAFRTATPAMGFLFTDLDASAAQAISGKLKAQNVPFLLSNDGKAVLAPVDKLPELRMSLAAERLGGKIGYEVLDQEEPFGVSASRARLNETRAIEGELAKSIQSLDHVERARVHIVMPERELFATEARKATAAVTVRTNGRLPPEAVQAIRYLVASSVPDLLPSSVSLVDQTGALLARAGEEGIGAAGDLDAQQAAIEARLRTQIEQMLEPILGHGRVRAEVAATLDREQTRQEAESYDPDKQVIARQVTMETSERNDADSAGAEGASVASQLPEANGARLGGGSGESQRSARKENSEDTSFQNSRTQTVSVRAPGRLERLSVAVMVDGGAKGLAPPELQRLTRLVENAVGYDPGRGDTVAVEAMRFTAAEAEAERAGALPFGITASQLFDLAKWVVLAIGIAVAARYLRGRQRPYGRRATDQLLPPVDLREPPEPPALPPGAAQPALPPLEAAQDLTLLDQEIAHDQIEGGIRLSVIKRLGEAIARSPAESTAVIRQWMNA, translated from the coding sequence ATGGGCGGCGTGGGCGTGGCGCTGCTGCTCGGCATCGCCGCGCTGGCCTTCCGCACCGCCACGCCGGCGATGGGCTTTCTGTTCACCGATCTGGATGCCAGCGCGGCGCAGGCGATCTCCGGGAAGCTCAAGGCGCAGAACGTGCCCTTCCTTCTGTCCAACGACGGCAAGGCGGTGCTCGCCCCGGTGGACAAGCTGCCCGAGCTGCGCATGAGCCTCGCGGCCGAGCGGCTGGGCGGCAAGATCGGCTATGAGGTGCTGGACCAGGAGGAGCCCTTCGGCGTCTCCGCCTCGCGCGCTCGCCTCAACGAAACCCGCGCGATCGAGGGCGAGCTTGCCAAATCGATCCAGAGCCTCGACCATGTCGAGCGGGCGCGCGTCCATATCGTCATGCCCGAACGCGAACTCTTCGCCACCGAGGCGCGCAAGGCGACCGCCGCCGTCACGGTGCGCACCAACGGCCGGCTGCCGCCCGAAGCGGTACAGGCGATCCGCTACCTCGTCGCCTCGTCGGTGCCCGATCTTCTGCCGAGCAGCGTGTCGCTGGTCGATCAGACGGGGGCGCTGCTCGCGCGCGCGGGCGAGGAGGGGATCGGCGCCGCCGGCGATCTCGACGCGCAGCAGGCGGCGATCGAGGCCCGGCTGCGCACCCAGATCGAACAGATGCTCGAGCCGATCCTCGGCCATGGCCGCGTCCGTGCCGAAGTGGCGGCGACCCTGGACCGCGAGCAGACGCGCCAGGAGGCCGAGAGCTACGATCCCGACAAGCAGGTGATCGCGCGCCAGGTCACCATGGAGACGAGCGAGCGCAACGATGCCGACAGCGCCGGCGCCGAGGGGGCGAGCGTCGCCAGCCAATTGCCCGAGGCCAATGGCGCCCGGCTGGGCGGCGGCAGCGGCGAGAGCCAGCGCTCGGCGCGCAAGGAGAATTCGGAGGATACCAGCTTCCAGAACAGCCGCACCCAGACGGTGAGCGTGCGGGCGCCCGGCCGGCTGGAGCGGCTGTCGGTGGCGGTGATGGTTGATGGCGGCGCCAAGGGGCTGGCGCCGCCCGAGCTGCAGCGTCTGACCCGGCTGGTGGAGAATGCCGTGGGCTATGATCCCGGCCGTGGCGATACGGTGGCGGTGGAGGCGATGCGCTTCACCGCCGCCGAAGCCGAGGCCGAGCGCGCCGGCGCGCTGCCCTTCGGCATCACCGCATCGCAGCTGTTCGATCTCGCCAAATGGGTGGTGCTGGCGATCGGCATCGCGGTGGCCGCCCGCTATCTGCGCGGGCGCCAGCGCCCCTATGGCCGCCGCGCGACGGACCAGCTGCTGCCGCCGGTCGATCTGCGCGAACCGCCCGAGCCGCCCGCGCTTCCGCCGGGCGCGGCGCAGCCCGCCTTGCCGCCGCTGGAGGCCGCGCAGGACCTGACGCTGCTCGATCAGGAGATCGCGCACGACCAGATCGAGGGCGGCATCCGCCTCTCGGTCATCAAGCGTCTGGGAGAAGCCATCGCCCGCAGCCCGGCGGAATCGACGGCGGTGATCCGCCAGTGGATGAATGCATGA
- the fliN gene encoding flagellar motor switch protein FliN, which yields MTEKPGLDAAPGEGEASGGTGAAGGAAHPPPAPPSLQPVMNVPVRVRAVLGRARMDLNRLLRLRAGEIIELDRRPGEPVEIFVNNRFVARGEVVLIDEELGVTLTEIARQDL from the coding sequence ATGACGGAGAAACCCGGCCTCGATGCCGCGCCCGGGGAGGGCGAGGCGAGCGGCGGCACCGGCGCGGCCGGCGGCGCGGCGCATCCGCCGCCGGCGCCGCCGAGCCTTCAGCCGGTGATGAACGTGCCCGTGCGCGTGCGGGCGGTGCTCGGGCGCGCGCGCATGGATCTCAACCGGCTGCTCAGGCTGCGCGCGGGCGAGATCATCGAGCTGGATCGCCGCCCCGGCGAGCCGGTCGAGATCTTCGTCAACAACCGTTTCGTGGCGCGCGGCGAAGTGGTGCTGATTGACGAGGAACTCGGTGTCACCCTCACCGAGATCGCCCGACAGGATCTCTGA
- the flhA gene encoding flagellar biosynthesis protein FlhA, translating to MALRLSGLLTRLGAGRDLALALGVLAILAMLVLPMPAWLLDCGLALSITAAALILMTALFIETPLQLSSFPSILLIVTMLRLGLNLASTRLILGHGHEGHRAAGGVIGAFGEFLMGGETVIGLTMFLILVVINFVVITKGAGRIAEVAARFSLDSMPGKQMAIDADLSAGTIDEAEARARRATLEAESGFYGAMDGASKFVKGDAIAALMITGINIVVGLAIGVLIHGVPLAEAFHSYTVLTAGEGLVSQIPALIVSIAAGLLVSKGGVAGRTGAALTEQLGRHPAAFGLVAGLLALLALVPGLPFLPFALLAFGCGALAWTMDQRAQAARAETLARTILAEQQAAPEEPIARTLSIDAVRIEIGYGLLPLVHDSTAEPRLDEQVRALRRQLANDFGFVLPAVRILDNLSLNAYDYVVYVKDTESARGELRIDRLLVINPPPDAGLAGEATVEPVFRLPALWIDRSLREEAGLRGLTVVTCGTVITTHLTEVVKANLPDLLSYAETQKLLTEVHKDTEKLVAEIVPAKISISAIQRLLQTLLAEEVSIRDMGTILEGVAEALPSSSQIRVIAEHVRSRLARQISAQHSRDGSIAVLSLGPTWEERFAERLVGQGDDRQLAMSPVLLQAFIAQLRETYERLAERGEMPCLLTSPPIRPFVRSVIERVRPATVVLSQAEIHIRARVRSLGTLEPINTLQDAA from the coding sequence ATGGCGCTGCGGCTCTCCGGCTTGCTGACGCGGCTCGGCGCCGGCCGCGATCTCGCGCTGGCGCTGGGCGTGCTCGCCATCTTGGCGATGCTGGTGCTGCCGATGCCGGCCTGGCTCCTGGATTGCGGCCTCGCTTTGTCGATCACCGCCGCCGCGCTGATCCTGATGACGGCGCTTTTCATCGAAACGCCGCTCCAGCTGTCGAGCTTTCCCTCGATCCTGCTGATCGTCACCATGTTGCGGCTGGGGCTCAACCTCGCCTCGACGCGGCTCATCCTCGGCCATGGCCATGAGGGGCACCGCGCGGCGGGCGGCGTGATCGGCGCCTTTGGCGAGTTTCTGATGGGCGGCGAGACCGTGATCGGCCTCACCATGTTCCTTATCCTGGTGGTGATCAATTTCGTCGTCATCACCAAGGGCGCGGGCCGGATCGCCGAGGTGGCGGCGCGCTTCAGCCTGGATTCCATGCCCGGCAAGCAGATGGCGATCGACGCCGATCTCTCCGCCGGCACCATCGACGAGGCCGAGGCGCGCGCGCGCCGCGCCACGCTGGAGGCGGAGAGCGGCTTTTACGGCGCGATGGACGGCGCCTCCAAATTCGTGAAGGGCGACGCCATCGCCGCCCTGATGATCACCGGCATCAACATCGTGGTCGGGCTGGCGATCGGTGTCCTCATCCATGGCGTGCCGCTGGCCGAGGCCTTCCACAGCTATACCGTGCTGACGGCGGGCGAGGGGCTGGTGAGCCAGATCCCTGCGCTGATCGTATCGATCGCGGCGGGCCTGCTCGTCTCCAAGGGCGGCGTCGCCGGGCGCACGGGCGCGGCGCTGACGGAGCAATTGGGGCGCCATCCGGCCGCCTTCGGCCTGGTCGCCGGGCTGCTCGCGCTGCTCGCGCTGGTGCCCGGCCTGCCCTTCCTGCCCTTCGCGCTGCTCGCTTTTGGGTGCGGGGCGCTCGCCTGGACGATGGACCAGCGCGCGCAGGCGGCGCGCGCGGAGACGCTGGCGCGCACCATCCTCGCCGAGCAACAGGCCGCGCCCGAGGAGCCGATCGCCCGCACGCTGTCGATCGACGCGGTGCGGATCGAGATCGGCTATGGCCTGCTGCCGCTGGTGCATGATTCCACCGCCGAGCCGCGGCTGGACGAGCAGGTCCGCGCGCTGCGCCGCCAGCTCGCCAATGATTTCGGCTTCGTGCTGCCGGCGGTGCGCATCCTCGATAATCTGTCGCTCAACGCCTATGACTATGTCGTCTACGTCAAGGATACCGAGAGCGCGCGCGGCGAGCTGCGGATCGACCGGCTGCTGGTGATCAATCCGCCGCCCGATGCCGGACTGGCGGGCGAGGCCACGGTGGAGCCGGTGTTCCGCCTCCCGGCCTTGTGGATCGATCGCAGCCTGCGCGAGGAGGCGGGGTTGCGGGGCCTCACCGTGGTGACGTGCGGCACCGTCATCACCACCCATCTCACCGAGGTGGTGAAGGCCAATCTGCCCGATCTTCTCTCCTATGCCGAAACGCAGAAGCTGCTGACCGAGGTGCACAAGGATACCGAGAAGCTGGTCGCCGAAATCGTGCCGGCCAAGATTTCGATCTCCGCCATCCAGCGCCTGCTCCAGACGCTGCTCGCCGAGGAAGTGTCGATCCGCGACATGGGCACGATCCTCGAAGGCGTTGCCGAGGCGCTGCCGAGTTCCTCGCAGATCCGCGTCATCGCGGAACATGTGCGCAGCCGCCTGGCGCGCCAGATCTCGGCCCAGCACAGCCGCGACGGCAGCATCGCCGTGCTCAGCCTGGGCCCGACCTGGGAGGAACGCTTTGCCGAACGCCTGGTCGGCCAGGGGGACGATCGCCAGCTCGCGATGTCGCCGGTGCTGCTCCAGGCGTTCATCGCCCAATTGCGCGAAACCTATGAGCGGCTGGCGGAGCGCGGCGAGATGCCCTGCCTGCTCACCAGCCCGCCGATCCGACCCTTTGTCCGCTCCGTGATCGAGCGGGTGCGGCCGGCCACGGTGGTGCTGTCGCAGGCGGAGATCCATATCCGCGCGCGCGTCCGCAGCCTGGGCACGCTGGAGCCGATAAACACGCTGCAGGACGCCGCCTGA
- a CDS encoding SDR family NAD(P)-dependent oxidoreductase, whose translation MSMAQHPAIVAGQVAVITGAASGIGRAAAAALGALGMRVLCADRDAATLETSVAALRDAGLDAIGLAIDVADPAAVGRLYDAAQAAGRVSLLMNNAAREGGVGLLDDLARWDATFDVNLWGVLHGIQRFLPAMRAGDWPCAIINTGSKQGITLPPGDTAYNVSKAALKALTESLAHDLLATDGRISAHLLIPGFTFTGFTRARGITEKPAGAWTPEQVIDFMLPALARGDFYILCPDNDVTRAMDEKRIAWAAGDLIENRPALSRWHPDYQAAFADHMAR comes from the coding sequence ATGAGCATGGCCCAGCATCCCGCGATCGTCGCCGGGCAGGTGGCGGTGATCACCGGCGCGGCGAGCGGCATCGGCCGCGCCGCCGCCGCCGCGCTCGGCGCGCTGGGCATGCGCGTGCTGTGCGCGGATCGCGACGCCGCGACGCTGGAGACCAGCGTGGCGGCGCTGCGCGACGCCGGCCTGGATGCCATCGGCCTTGCGATCGACGTGGCGGACCCGGCGGCGGTCGGGCGGCTCTACGATGCCGCCCAGGCCGCTGGCCGCGTCTCGCTGCTCATGAACAACGCCGCGCGCGAGGGCGGGGTCGGCCTGCTGGACGATCTGGCGCGCTGGGACGCGACCTTCGACGTCAATCTCTGGGGGGTGCTGCACGGCATCCAGCGCTTCCTGCCGGCGATGCGCGCGGGGGATTGGCCCTGCGCCATCATCAACACCGGCTCCAAGCAGGGCATCACCCTGCCGCCCGGCGACACCGCCTATAATGTCAGCAAGGCCGCGCTCAAGGCGCTGACCGAAAGCCTTGCCCATGATCTGCTCGCCACCGATGGCCGGATCAGCGCGCATCTGCTGATCCCCGGCTTCACCTTCACCGGCTTCACCCGCGCGCGCGGCATCACCGAAAAGCCGGCCGGCGCCTGGACGCCCGAACAGGTGATCGACTTCATGCTGCCCGCCCTGGCCCGGGGCGACTTCTACATTCTTTGCCCCGACAATGACGTGACGCGGGCGATGGACGAGAAGCGCATCGCCTGGGCGGCGGGCGATCTGATCGAGAACCGGCCGGCACTGTCGCGCTGGCATCCCGACTACCAGGCCGCCTTCGCCGACCATATGGCGCGGTGA
- a CDS encoding glycine zipper 2TM domain-containing protein: MKTRLAFAAALAATVATPIVAVAPADARYHGDRYYHGSDRHYRYHCKRSSGTTGGILGAVGGGLIGNALGGGTIGTLAGAGGGALLGRHLDKKHDAAQNRRNGC, from the coding sequence ATGAAGACCCGTCTTGCTTTCGCCGCCGCGCTGGCCGCCACCGTCGCCACCCCGATCGTCGCGGTCGCCCCCGCCGATGCCCGCTATCATGGCGACCGCTACTATCATGGCAGCGACCGTCATTATCGCTACCACTGCAAGCGCAGCAGCGGCACCACCGGCGGCATCCTCGGCGCGGTCGGCGGCGGCCTGATCGGCAACGCGCTCGGTGGCGGCACGATCGGCACGCTGGCCGGCGCGGGCGGCGGCGCGCTGCTCGGCCGTCACCTCGACAAGAAGCACGACGCCGCGCAGAACCGCCGCAACGGCTGCTGA
- a CDS encoding flagellar hook-length control protein FliK yields the protein MAGAAAAATPGAAALAPRAADRGGGSGGGGEPATIGASGGANGAAIGGTPRDPAGGPADGGTVRGPAQVSGGLAPAEAGRRGGVGARGGAPDFSALLAALDQAAADGIATPEPAPRPAPAEAGAGAGMGSGTPPKAAAPAVAGEHPPAAASGTGLLAGPAVLLAAAQAEAAPAAPDQPLAAVDTPQPRDEAGSVDTAPDRPVEVRPAAGAEAAAMPAGGIAPAIVAAALPQPPGQPQAPAAASDDPGVAGAAPAREAAAKPVRHAPATSGGIAPHPAERAAAPALGAPSPAEAAVRQPALSAAPAAAPNAPNGVPSAPAPLPGGPDAHARAAPGHLAPDIAVAIRHGVAGGREEVHVRLDPPELGRIHVRLGFETGGALRAVVTSDNGGALSLLRRDVDMLDRALADAGVRTDAQSFRFDQGGFQQDAQQQQQHRPAPPRHASPAFTPDLGTDAPAYRPLRGGARLNMTA from the coding sequence ATGGCGGGCGCTGCGGCGGCGGCCACGCCCGGCGCGGCCGCCCTCGCGCCAAGGGCGGCGGATCGCGGCGGGGGCAGCGGCGGCGGGGGCGAGCCCGCGACCATCGGTGCCAGCGGCGGCGCCAATGGAGCGGCGATCGGCGGCACGCCGCGCGACCCGGCGGGCGGCCCGGCCGATGGCGGGACGGTGCGCGGTCCGGCCCAGGTCTCTGGCGGCCTCGCACCGGCGGAGGCAGGGCGTCGGGGCGGGGTCGGCGCGCGAGGGGGCGCGCCCGATTTTTCCGCGCTGCTGGCGGCGCTGGACCAGGCCGCCGCCGACGGCATCGCGACGCCCGAGCCCGCGCCGCGTCCAGCGCCGGCGGAGGCAGGCGCGGGCGCGGGCATGGGATCGGGCACGCCGCCCAAGGCCGCCGCACCGGCTGTTGCGGGCGAACATCCCCCCGCCGCTGCGTCCGGGACCGGGTTGCTCGCGGGCCCGGCCGTGCTGCTCGCCGCCGCGCAGGCCGAAGCGGCGCCCGCCGCGCCCGACCAGCCCTTGGCGGCCGTCGACACTCCGCAGCCACGCGACGAGGCCGGCTCGGTCGACACCGCGCCTGACCGCCCTGTCGAGGTCCGCCCGGCCGCGGGTGCAGAGGCGGCGGCGATGCCCGCCGGCGGCATCGCCCCGGCCATTGTGGCGGCCGCCCTGCCACAGCCGCCGGGGCAGCCCCAGGCACCGGCGGCGGCCTCCGATGATCCCGGCGTGGCCGGGGCGGCGCCTGCGCGCGAGGCGGCGGCAAAGCCGGTGCGACACGCGCCCGCCACGTCGGGGGGGATCGCGCCCCATCCGGCAGAGCGTGCGGCGGCGCCGGCGCTGGGTGCGCCTTCCCCGGCCGAAGCGGCCGTGCGCCAGCCGGCGCTGAGTGCCGCACCCGCCGCCGCGCCGAACGCGCCGAATGGCGTTCCGTCCGCGCCGGCGCCGCTGCCCGGCGGCCCGGACGCGCACGCACGCGCCGCACCAGGCCATTTGGCGCCGGATATCGCGGTGGCGATCCGCCATGGCGTCGCGGGCGGACGCGAGGAGGTGCATGTGCGGCTCGATCCGCCCGAGCTGGGCCGCATCCATGTGCGCCTCGGCTTCGAGACGGGCGGCGCGCTGCGCGCCGTGGTGACGAGCGACAATGGCGGGGCGCTGTCGCTGCTCCGCCGCGACGTGGATATGCTGGACCGCGCGCTCGCGGACGCCGGCGTGCGGACCGACGCGCAAAGCTTCCGCTTCGACCAGGGCGGTTTTCAGCAGGACGCGCAACAACAGCAGCAGCATCGGCCCGCGCCCCCGCGCCACGCCTCGCCCGCCTTCACCCCGGATCTTGGCACCGACGCGCCCGCCTATCGCCCCCTGCGCGGCGGCGCCCGCCTCAACATGACGGCATGA
- a CDS encoding flagellar hook assembly protein FlgD: MTDSIAPAAQGADTTPPPKSYSPDFNLFLKLLTTQMQNQDPLNPMNTSEYTAQLAQYTQVEQSIQQTASIKALLDKMNADDLVNAAGYIGREVQFGSPVSGLGDKPARWAFVCKAVPASIEAVIKDSQNRIVRTFKVDPSDKGMVSWDGSLADGGKADKGAYSLELRALDDKGQVLDAGVASVGVVEEVATVEGKVVLTVNGLPFSLDLVEGVHGKVADPTKA; this comes from the coding sequence ATGACCGATAGCATCGCCCCGGCCGCGCAGGGCGCGGACACCACGCCACCGCCCAAGAGCTACAGCCCCGATTTCAACCTGTTCCTGAAGCTGCTGACGACGCAGATGCAGAATCAGGATCCGCTCAACCCGATGAACACCTCGGAATATACCGCCCAGCTCGCGCAATATACGCAGGTCGAGCAGAGCATCCAGCAAACGGCCTCGATCAAGGCGTTGCTGGACAAGATGAACGCCGATGATCTCGTCAACGCCGCCGGCTATATCGGCCGCGAGGTGCAGTTCGGCAGCCCCGTGTCGGGCCTAGGCGACAAGCCCGCGCGCTGGGCCTTTGTCTGCAAGGCCGTGCCGGCCTCGATCGAGGCGGTGATCAAGGATTCGCAGAACCGCATTGTCCGCACCTTCAAGGTCGATCCCAGCGACAAGGGCATGGTCAGCTGGGACGGCAGCCTGGCCGATGGCGGAAAGGCCGACAAGGGCGCCTATTCGCTGGAGCTGCGCGCGCTGGACGACAAGGGTCAGGTCCTGGACGCCGGGGTCGCGTCGGTCGGCGTGGTCGAGGAGGTGGCGACGGTCGAGGGCAAGGTCGTGCTCACCGTCAACGGGCTGCCCTTCTCGCTCGATCTGGTCGAGGGCGTGCACGGCAAGGTCGCGGACCCGACCAAGGCCTGA